From Bacillus basilensis, a single genomic window includes:
- a CDS encoding tetratricopeptide repeat protein, producing the protein MGFRPEVGEKISLNKDVYRFEKHPAVIGIEMPYGQEGRQGTVYQLQQENGVERIALKVFKERYREEKHQLAFLKPLSSLVGLKVCSRYIVTKEEHTSAIEKSEDLANSIVMPWIEGPTWADILQEQRMLSKEQCFFIAEAFLTTLKMMEENEVAHNDLSSSNVLIPFLSENPIEGQHYIELVDVEQMYGPKTKRPSLLPAGSAGYAPMYLKSGVWQKEADRFAGAILLGEILSWCSEEVRNKKWTDASYFKTEEMQTECERYTLLQQVLHNQWNGEIAKLFKQAWSSNSFAECPSFAQWYDVFNSVRERIKIDAERQSAEEHSLFVSKCLEIARLLEERGFKQAALYEYKIIFNSLNPSTALQKELAYIIQTMESQEPEINKKMVLQHYLELATELERENNAAFACFVYSRIVQFPNIDQALKQEIESIIEEIKEGQGTESQQEVAATITVPNSILQSRKQTKKQVEYDIDDEILNAKASNQPLTVAHEQSEPSAFSTWWKKNKKRILIIGSTVVVVIGGSTLFYFYTTNAKYQKFMEQARQAYDDKKYTKAEEAVGHAIAVKGKDEAYLQLATIYVAEGKNKIAIDYITKLIKDREIDKENNEAAYLLASANFRIGKYQEAVQNFEQALANNAKGIEPYKKDAMRDLAVSHMKMKEFEKAEDVIVKMSTKTNEDKAIVSYLKGQLSTATVQLDKAESFFKEAIMQDSKNAIYTIELSNLYVLWNKTNLIDSAKKEINYQQASHILQVAIQKDMKNIELLNQLGIVYYEAGQFYETRDGAKSTAAYQQALEAYNRVVSSGTRDINTLVNIGILYDKVGQGNEAEKLFTEAYSQNDENPHVNFAFGMFKIKQKKYEEASRFLRKTVQANENESEVRAAQEKLTEMKTNGWIQ; encoded by the coding sequence ATGGGATTCCGACCAGAAGTAGGAGAAAAAATTAGTCTTAATAAAGATGTTTATCGTTTTGAGAAACACCCAGCTGTAATTGGTATTGAAATGCCCTATGGTCAAGAGGGAAGACAAGGAACAGTCTATCAATTACAACAGGAAAATGGTGTGGAACGAATTGCATTAAAAGTTTTTAAGGAACGCTATCGCGAGGAAAAACATCAACTAGCATTTTTGAAACCACTTTCTTCCTTAGTAGGTCTTAAAGTATGTTCACGCTATATCGTTACTAAAGAAGAACATACATCTGCAATCGAAAAATCAGAAGATCTTGCTAATAGTATTGTAATGCCTTGGATTGAAGGTCCAACTTGGGCTGATATTTTACAAGAACAACGAATGTTATCAAAAGAACAATGCTTCTTTATTGCAGAAGCATTTCTTACAACACTTAAAATGATGGAGGAAAATGAAGTTGCTCATAATGATTTATCGTCTAGCAACGTACTCATACCTTTCTTAAGTGAAAATCCAATTGAAGGCCAACACTATATCGAACTTGTTGATGTTGAGCAAATGTATGGTCCAAAAACGAAAAGACCTTCGTTATTGCCAGCAGGTTCAGCGGGCTACGCACCAATGTATTTAAAAAGTGGAGTATGGCAAAAAGAAGCCGATCGATTTGCAGGTGCCATTTTATTAGGAGAAATATTGAGTTGGTGTAGTGAAGAAGTTCGAAATAAAAAATGGACGGATGCAAGTTACTTTAAAACGGAAGAAATGCAGACAGAATGTGAAAGATATACGTTACTTCAGCAAGTATTACATAATCAATGGAATGGGGAAATTGCAAAATTATTTAAGCAGGCATGGAGTAGTAACTCTTTCGCAGAATGCCCAAGCTTTGCACAGTGGTACGATGTATTTAATAGCGTGAGAGAAAGAATAAAAATTGATGCGGAAAGGCAGTCAGCAGAAGAACACTCTCTTTTTGTATCAAAATGTTTGGAAATTGCAAGATTATTAGAAGAGAGAGGATTTAAACAAGCGGCATTATATGAGTATAAAATAATTTTCAATTCACTCAATCCATCAACAGCTCTGCAAAAAGAACTCGCATATATCATTCAAACTATGGAGAGTCAAGAGCCTGAAATAAATAAAAAAATGGTCCTACAGCATTATTTGGAATTAGCTACTGAATTGGAACGAGAAAACAATGCAGCATTTGCTTGTTTCGTCTATTCACGAATCGTACAATTTCCAAACATTGATCAGGCATTAAAGCAGGAAATTGAAAGCATTATTGAAGAGATAAAAGAAGGACAAGGAACAGAGTCGCAGCAAGAAGTAGCAGCTACAATTACAGTTCCAAATAGTATTCTACAGAGCCGGAAACAAACGAAAAAACAAGTGGAATATGATATAGATGATGAGATTTTAAATGCAAAAGCATCAAATCAACCACTTACAGTAGCGCATGAACAAAGTGAACCATCAGCTTTTTCTACATGGTGGAAAAAGAATAAAAAGCGAATTTTGATTATTGGTTCAACTGTAGTGGTTGTTATAGGTGGTTCAACGTTATTTTATTTCTACACAACAAACGCGAAATATCAAAAGTTTATGGAACAAGCACGACAAGCTTATGATGATAAAAAATATACAAAAGCAGAAGAAGCTGTTGGGCATGCAATTGCTGTGAAGGGTAAAGACGAGGCATATCTCCAATTAGCAACGATTTACGTTGCTGAAGGAAAAAATAAAATTGCAATCGATTATATTACAAAACTAATAAAAGATAGAGAAATAGATAAAGAAAATAATGAAGCTGCTTATTTATTAGCTTCAGCAAATTTCCGCATTGGAAAATATCAAGAAGCAGTGCAAAATTTTGAACAAGCGTTAGCGAATAATGCAAAAGGAATTGAACCATACAAAAAAGATGCGATGCGAGATTTAGCTGTAAGTCATATGAAAATGAAAGAATTTGAAAAGGCAGAAGATGTTATTGTCAAAATGAGCACGAAAACAAATGAGGATAAGGCAATTGTTTCGTATTTAAAAGGTCAACTTTCAACAGCAACTGTACAGTTAGACAAAGCAGAATCTTTCTTTAAAGAAGCTATTATGCAAGATTCAAAGAATGCCATATATACAATTGAACTTTCAAATTTATATGTGCTTTGGAATAAAACAAACTTAATTGATAGTGCGAAGAAAGAAATAAATTATCAACAAGCATCGCACATTTTACAAGTAGCGATTCAAAAAGATATGAAAAATATTGAGTTGTTAAATCAACTAGGAATTGTGTATTACGAAGCGGGCCAGTTTTATGAAACGCGAGATGGCGCAAAGAGTACTGCTGCATATCAGCAAGCGTTAGAAGCTTACAATAGAGTTGTCAGCAGTGGAACACGCGACATAAATACGCTTGTAAATATAGGGATTTTATACGATAAAGTGGGACAAGGAAATGAAGCAGAGAAGCTTTTCACAGAAGCATACTCACAAAACGATGAAAATCCGCATGTGAATTTTGCATTTGGGATGTTTAAAATTAAACAGAAAAAATATGAGGAAGCAAGTCGCTTCTTAAGAAAAACAGTGCAAGCAAATGAAAATGAATCTGAAGTAAGAGCCGCGCAAGAAAAACTAACAGAAATGAAAACAAACGGTTGGATTCAATAA
- a CDS encoding DUF975 family protein yields MISNLKREALSSLKGHWGLGVGSTFLNYLIPVASMYIIGIVVFLIFGLFIDVIGPENFVYYAYGEPQINFGFILSQIIVWAIIFILYIVVQSVMSYGYYTITLRLAKNESTTIGDLFAGFNSNNIFRAMKLGILQTIFISLWSLLFIVPGIIKFFSYSMAFYIMLEDPECTASEAIKKSKMMMKGHKLDLFITWLSFIGWFILGSLVGMFTLNLPYLWISPYYTTTVSHFYLNLVNRTNDSKEVPVINIQK; encoded by the coding sequence ATGATTAGCAATTTAAAAAGGGAAGCATTATCCTCATTGAAAGGTCATTGGGGATTAGGGGTAGGTTCAACGTTTCTTAATTACCTCATTCCCGTAGCAAGTATGTATATCATTGGTATAGTAGTATTTCTAATTTTTGGTTTGTTTATAGACGTTATAGGACCCGAGAACTTTGTATATTATGCATACGGCGAACCTCAAATTAATTTTGGTTTTATTTTATCTCAAATTATTGTATGGGCTATTATTTTTATTCTTTATATTGTTGTACAAAGTGTTATGAGTTACGGCTATTATACAATTACATTACGTTTAGCAAAAAATGAATCTACCACAATAGGTGATTTATTTGCTGGTTTCAATTCAAATAATATATTTAGAGCTATGAAACTAGGTATCTTACAAACAATATTTATTAGCTTATGGAGTCTTTTGTTCATTGTTCCAGGTATTATTAAATTTTTCTCTTATTCTATGGCTTTCTACATTATGTTAGAGGATCCAGAATGTACAGCAAGTGAAGCAATTAAAAAAAGTAAAATGATGATGAAAGGACATAAGTTAGATTTATTTATCACTTGGTTAAGTTTCATTGGTTGGTTTATTTTAGGTTCATTGGTGGGAATGTTTACACTAAATCTCCCATACCTTTGGATTTCGCCATATTATACTACTACAGTATCACATTTCTACTTAAATCTAGTGAATAGAACTAATGATTCAAAAGAAGTACCAGTAATCAATATTCAAAAATAA
- a CDS encoding SseB family protein produces MSLVEICPLDEALVEALQNEEKRVHFYEILQKSNLYVVASVEGDTTVDEEGNLISTENTQLQIHYFEMEEGLMLPLYSDLKHLEMVIPEECPYVSMNAVELLKTIDLEANVILNPGTKFQKLFVKEEIEAICDNSIFDVFSKGNK; encoded by the coding sequence ATGAGTTTAGTAGAAATTTGTCCATTAGATGAGGCGTTAGTGGAAGCTTTACAGAATGAAGAAAAAAGAGTTCATTTTTATGAGATATTACAGAAATCAAATTTGTACGTTGTTGCTTCTGTAGAGGGAGATACAACTGTAGATGAAGAAGGGAATTTGATTTCAACTGAAAATACACAATTGCAAATTCATTATTTTGAAATGGAAGAAGGATTAATGTTACCACTGTATTCTGATTTGAAACATTTAGAAATGGTTATTCCAGAAGAATGTCCGTATGTTTCTATGAATGCAGTTGAATTATTAAAGACGATAGATTTAGAGGCAAATGTAATATTAAACCCAGGAACAAAATTTCAAAAATTATTTGTAAAGGAAGAAATTGAAGCGATTTGTGATAACAGTATTTTTGATGTTTTTTCTAAAGGGAATAAGTAA
- a CDS encoding WXG100 family type VII secretion target — protein sequence MEIKVKPEQLEQIAKNISEMQTHSQNIQQNLNQSMFSIQMQWQGATSQHFYGEYMRSMRLMESYIRNLQVTEKELRRIAQKFRQADEEYQKKQNEKLKETHKKEKKHEKSWWEKGVEGAAEFIGVNDAIRAVTGKDPITGKELSSKERLIAAGWTLLNFVPVGKVASLAGKGIKYVASSFGKTIVKAGKRLGEGVTMVAGKAGKAAVDGIKTASHKVKEGVNFVASTAKGFADKIGSLWNKGATTVKTTFLQGNEKIQHAVKTLLEYKWIPGEGKGFAVAGVGRVSGGGQYSLKEAYQYMESKVVKGTGETPKGYYQDVNGKWHRPDGGYASNKEVGLPEPSGITKRLEYMGNTPGKGSKTGKEVMERMENEIPPKIRTTRDGEIEFMASDNKWYPIDQADMAHLTDAVSWWNSTGRYYGAKSPEVREWMLDSNNYVLDHYRLNRSAGAKLNETYLSPNK from the coding sequence TTGGAAATTAAGGTCAAACCTGAACAACTCGAACAAATTGCCAAAAACATATCAGAGATGCAAACACACAGCCAGAACATACAACAAAATCTCAATCAATCTATGTTTAGTATTCAAATGCAATGGCAAGGAGCAACGAGTCAACATTTTTATGGGGAATATATGAGATCAATGAGACTCATGGAATCTTACATACGTAACTTACAAGTTACAGAAAAAGAATTACGGCGTATCGCTCAAAAGTTTCGTCAAGCAGATGAAGAATATCAAAAGAAACAAAATGAAAAATTGAAAGAAACCCATAAAAAAGAAAAGAAACATGAAAAATCATGGTGGGAAAAGGGAGTAGAAGGAGCAGCTGAATTCATTGGAGTAAATGATGCAATTCGTGCAGTTACCGGTAAAGACCCTATTACAGGAAAAGAATTATCATCAAAAGAAAGACTCATCGCCGCAGGATGGACACTCCTAAACTTTGTTCCTGTTGGAAAAGTGGCAAGTCTTGCTGGAAAAGGAATAAAGTATGTCGCTTCTAGCTTTGGGAAGACGATTGTAAAAGCAGGAAAAAGACTAGGCGAAGGCGTAACAATGGTAGCCGGAAAAGCTGGAAAAGCAGCTGTCGATGGTATAAAAACAGCCAGCCACAAAGTAAAAGAGGGTGTAAACTTTGTAGCTTCCACAGCAAAAGGATTTGCCGACAAAATCGGAAGTCTATGGAACAAAGGTGCCACAACCGTAAAAACAACCTTCTTGCAAGGGAATGAAAAGATCCAGCACGCAGTAAAAACATTACTGGAATACAAATGGATCCCAGGCGAGGGAAAAGGATTCGCCGTGGCTGGAGTAGGAAGGGTCTCAGGAGGAGGACAGTATTCTCTGAAAGAGGCTTATCAGTATATGGAGAGTAAGGTTGTTAAGGGTACGGGTGAAACTCCTAAAGGTTATTATCAAGATGTAAATGGAAAATGGCACCGACCAGATGGGGGTTACGCAAGTAATAAAGAAGTGGGTTTACCTGAACCAAGTGGCATAACAAAACGCTTGGAATATATGGGGAATACGCCTGGAAAAGGCTCCAAAACGGGTAAAGAAGTAATGGAAAGAATGGAAAATGAAATTCCACCAAAAATCCGTACAACACGTGATGGTGAAATAGAATTTATGGCAAGTGATAATAAATGGTATCCAATAGATCAAGCAGATATGGCTCATTTAACAGATGCAGTTTCATGGTGGAACAGTACAGGTAGATATTATGGAGCGAAGTCCCCAGAAGTTAGAGAATGGATGTTAGACTCCAATAATTATGTATTAGATCATTATAGGTTAAATCGATCCGCAGGTGCAAAGTTAAATGAAACCTACTTGTCACCAAATAAATGA
- a CDS encoding recombinase family protein — MGEKVVGYVRVSTEGQVREGYSLTYQVEEIERYCIENKLQLLHIYEDKGISGAKVDEDGLTVEREGLQELLSDMSYHQVSKVIVLNTSRLWRSDMAKVLIQRELKKHKVDVKAIEQLNYSIYTHDPNDFLVNGMLELLDQYQRLEIALKLSRGRKKKAEQGGYAGGGVMFGYRANKGQKVLEVDTNKAIVVRRLFELRHFFKHWSLTQLAERLNMEGYCTQKGKRFTKVQVKRMLDRENFYRGVYTYGQIQTNGKHPAII; from the coding sequence ATGGGAGAGAAAGTAGTTGGTTATGTACGAGTTTCAACGGAAGGACAAGTGCGTGAAGGGTATAGCCTAACGTATCAAGTAGAAGAAATTGAACGGTACTGCATCGAAAATAAACTACAACTGCTTCACATATACGAAGATAAAGGAATCAGCGGAGCGAAAGTAGATGAAGATGGATTAACAGTTGAACGTGAAGGTTTACAAGAGCTATTGTCGGATATGTCATATCATCAAGTGAGCAAAGTTATTGTACTAAATACATCTCGGTTATGGCGCTCTGATATGGCAAAAGTGTTAATACAACGAGAGCTAAAGAAACACAAGGTTGATGTGAAAGCAATTGAACAACTGAATTACAGTATATATACACATGACCCTAATGACTTTTTAGTAAATGGCATGTTAGAACTATTAGATCAATATCAACGTCTTGAAATTGCATTAAAACTAAGTCGAGGCAGAAAGAAGAAAGCAGAACAAGGTGGATATGCAGGTGGCGGTGTGATGTTTGGTTACAGGGCAAATAAAGGACAAAAAGTGTTAGAAGTGGATACTAATAAAGCAATCGTTGTACGTAGACTATTTGAGCTACGACACTTTTTTAAGCATTGGTCACTTACTCAATTGGCAGAAAGACTGAATATGGAAGGCTATTGTACACAGAAAGGGAAGCGGTTTACGAAAGTACAAGTGAAACGCATGTTAGACCGAGAGAACTTTTATCGAGGGGTATATACATACGGGCAAATACAAACAAATGGGAAACATCCAGCAATTATATAA
- a CDS encoding IS110 family transposase, translated as MHNRQNYLYVGVDLHKEHHTAVIINCWQEKLGEIQFENKPSAFSKFLLEVETYVCDGITVVFGLEDVGGYGRALAKYLVDHERVVKEVNPALSFLERKSQVMIQKNDSWDAECVARILVNKFNQLPDAKPNDLFWSIQQLVSRRNALVKAQSALKNQLHIQLNHHYPSYKKFFSELDGKTALAFWQQYPSSSCLEGTNIKQLTAFLLDVSNNTCSVKKASDILKLVKEDGQTMKEYQETRDFLVRSIVRGIEFKKKEMKYIERELKQLVKLLDYQLETMPGIELVTASALIAEIGDVRRFPNANKLARFAGIAPVYFGSGGKGKTHKSKQGNRALHALFYNLAVQQVQVAKRSKMPRNPVFHAYYQKKLKEGKTKGQALVCIMRRLVNIVYGMMKYKTAYELPVVEEKEVV; from the coding sequence ATGCATAATAGACAGAACTATTTGTATGTAGGAGTAGATTTACATAAGGAGCATCATACGGCTGTTATTATTAATTGTTGGCAAGAGAAACTAGGAGAAATACAATTTGAGAATAAACCATCTGCATTTTCGAAGTTCTTATTAGAAGTAGAGACATATGTGTGTGATGGGATAACTGTTGTATTTGGTTTAGAAGATGTTGGTGGTTATGGAAGAGCATTAGCGAAATATTTAGTAGACCATGAACGAGTTGTGAAAGAAGTAAATCCAGCTTTATCATTTTTAGAACGAAAAAGCCAAGTGATGATACAAAAAAATGATAGTTGGGATGCAGAATGTGTAGCACGCATACTGGTAAACAAATTTAATCAATTGCCAGATGCAAAGCCAAACGATTTATTTTGGTCGATACAACAACTAGTATCAAGAAGGAATGCATTAGTAAAAGCACAAAGTGCGTTAAAGAATCAACTACATATTCAATTAAATCATCATTATCCAAGCTATAAAAAGTTTTTCTCAGAGTTAGATGGGAAAACAGCATTAGCGTTTTGGCAGCAATATCCGTCATCCTCTTGTTTAGAGGGGACGAATATAAAGCAATTAACAGCTTTTTTATTAGATGTTAGCAACAATACATGTTCAGTAAAGAAAGCAAGCGACATATTAAAACTTGTAAAAGAAGATGGACAAACAATGAAAGAGTATCAGGAAACGCGAGATTTTTTAGTAAGAAGTATTGTAAGGGGCATTGAGTTTAAAAAGAAGGAAATGAAATACATCGAAAGAGAATTAAAACAGCTAGTAAAACTACTAGATTATCAATTAGAGACGATGCCGGGAATAGAACTTGTGACGGCATCAGCATTAATAGCTGAAATTGGGGATGTAAGACGATTTCCAAATGCTAATAAATTAGCACGATTTGCGGGGATTGCGCCGGTTTACTTTGGTTCTGGCGGAAAAGGTAAGACACATAAAAGCAAACAAGGAAACAGGGCGTTACACGCTTTATTTTATAATTTAGCTGTACAGCAAGTGCAAGTAGCGAAAAGAAGTAAGATGCCACGAAATCCAGTGTTTCATGCGTACTATCAGAAGAAACTAAAAGAAGGAAAAACAAAGGGACAAGCATTGGTATGTATTATGAGAAGGCTTGTAAACATTGTTTATGGCATGATGAAATATAAAACAGCTTATGAATTGCCGGTAGTGGAAGAAAAAGAAGTAGTTTAA
- a CDS encoding AHH domain-containing protein — translation MYDPHAHHIVFKKGNGKAQKELVKEGQEILKEYDIDPILGLENLVWAPNRVKGQHGIEALRNVVDNLKKVRDAGGDRDDILEMLNKL, via the coding sequence ATGTATGATCCGCATGCGCATCATATTGTATTTAAAAAGGGAAATGGAAAAGCCCAAAAAGAATTAGTTAAAGAGGGGCAAGAGATATTAAAGGAATATGATATTGATCCGATTTTAGGACTTGAAAATCTTGTTTGGGCTCCCAATAGGGTTAAAGGTCAGCATGGTATTGAAGCGCTTAGAAATGTTGTTGATAACCTGAAAAAAGTAAGAGATGCTGGTGGAGATAGAGATGATATATTAGAAATGCTTAATAAACTTTGA
- a CDS encoding suppressor of fused domain protein, which translates to MDSKQVAKEIRSSIKNGNVEEVAELIGSNKELLNMMTPFGTWLHVAASRGKLDIVKKLVELGSNINTLGGVYGGGALNEAASEGHIDIVRYLLSCGADMDTSEPERNPLFGAISNEHVDIAKLLIESGIDTKVKYSGESMKDIDALTFAREQGQLEIVKLLENQKELTTTITEVNDNNQDYHDEILEHVTKYFGTIQNTIIEIVPGSKVSVNIHIISPSMNKDFVTLVTTGMSDVPMGYSNEESEFKYAELLLKLPSSWVVGKENMEDKNYYWPLEWLRKVAHIPHIYDGWLAEGVILPNGEPPQPFASNTKLSCIMVCRPKEFGLDKVQVEQGDINIYTLVPIYEEERNLALEKGYEYLLKKMNEKGISDVLDINRVNVGL; encoded by the coding sequence ATGGATAGTAAGCAGGTTGCAAAAGAAATCAGGTCATCTATAAAAAATGGTAATGTTGAAGAGGTGGCTGAATTAATTGGTTCTAATAAAGAACTTTTAAATATGATGACACCTTTTGGGACATGGCTTCACGTTGCTGCTTCTAGAGGGAAGTTGGATATAGTAAAAAAACTAGTAGAACTTGGGTCAAATATAAATACGTTAGGTGGCGTATATGGTGGTGGAGCATTAAACGAAGCTGCTTCTGAAGGGCATATTGATATAGTAAGATATTTATTGTCATGTGGAGCTGATATGGACACAAGTGAGCCCGAAAGGAATCCATTGTTTGGTGCAATTAGTAATGAGCATGTTGATATTGCAAAACTGTTAATTGAGAGTGGGATAGATACAAAAGTTAAATATAGTGGTGAATCCATGAAAGATATAGATGCATTAACTTTTGCAAGGGAACAGGGTCAATTAGAAATTGTAAAGTTATTAGAGAACCAAAAAGAATTGACTACTACTATAACCGAAGTAAATGATAATAATCAAGATTATCATGATGAAATCTTAGAGCATGTAACTAAATACTTTGGAACTATCCAAAATACTATAATTGAGATTGTTCCTGGTAGTAAAGTTTCAGTCAATATCCATATAATTTCTCCGTCAATGAATAAAGATTTTGTAACTCTGGTAACTACAGGTATGAGTGATGTACCTATGGGTTATTCAAATGAAGAAAGCGAGTTTAAATATGCAGAATTGTTATTGAAATTGCCTTCGAGTTGGGTAGTTGGGAAAGAGAATATGGAGGACAAAAACTATTATTGGCCTCTTGAATGGTTAAGGAAAGTAGCTCATATTCCACATATTTATGATGGATGGCTTGCTGAAGGAGTTATTCTTCCCAATGGAGAACCCCCACAACCATTTGCATCGAATACAAAATTATCATGTATAATGGTATGTCGTCCCAAAGAATTCGGACTAGATAAAGTTCAAGTTGAACAAGGAGATATAAATATTTATACACTTGTTCCTATTTATGAAGAAGAAAGAAATCTGGCGTTAGAAAAGGGTTATGAGTACCTACTAAAAAAAATGAATGAGAAAGGTATCTCAGATGTTTTAGATATAAACAGGGTAAATGTTGGTTTATAG
- a CDS encoding antitoxin YezG family protein, which translates to MNDEKLSKLYNEIAEVVIDTIPENWFKVYLYGEVGEGAQESYFYYYPEENSTPIYSHSIFEHFNVPEEEYFKKWHRLLDCIKRMKKEFIDNDQEAWTNFTMIFDNTGKFNIDFNYDDLSDENSHERMIIWEYEHLGLMPKSNSGKKYLEKHLKNLEDTKN; encoded by the coding sequence ATGAATGATGAAAAATTAAGCAAGTTATACAATGAAATAGCAGAGGTTGTAATTGATACAATTCCAGAGAATTGGTTTAAGGTTTACCTGTATGGTGAGGTTGGAGAAGGTGCTCAAGAGTCATATTTTTATTACTACCCTGAAGAGAATAGTACTCCTATTTACAGTCATAGTATTTTTGAACACTTTAATGTCCCAGAAGAAGAATATTTTAAGAAGTGGCATCGTTTGTTAGATTGTATCAAGAGAATGAAGAAAGAGTTTATTGATAATGATCAAGAAGCTTGGACAAATTTCACTATGATTTTTGATAATACAGGAAAGTTTAATATTGACTTTAATTATGATGACCTTTCGGATGAAAATTCGCACGAGAGAATGATTATTTGGGAATATGAACATCTTGGTCTTATGCCTAAAAGTAATTCAGGGAAAAAATACTTAGAAAAACATCTTAAAAATCTTGAAGATACAAAAAATTGA
- a CDS encoding sodium-dependent transporter, with translation MKQTEQWTSKLGFIMAAAGSAIGLGAIWKFPYIAGKSGGGAFFLIFILFTVLIGLPLLIAEFMIGRSTQKQAVGAFKSIAPNTGWHWIGRLGVGTCFILLSFYSVVGGWVLIYLFRGVTGQLITPGQNYGTLFTETIGNPAWAIMGHFAFMFITIWVVSKGVQNGIEKASKYMLPALFVLFVALIVRSLTLDNAMEGVKFFLQPDFSKITSESILFAMGQSFFAISIGISIMVTYSSYLNKKESLPKSAITIVGLNLFVSLFAGLAIFPAVFSLGMEPTEGPGLLFIVLPSVFSQIPFGGFFLTVFLALFTFATLTSAFSLLETVVSAVANGEQERRRKLSWMIGFCIFLVGIPSGLSFGVWSDITIFGKNIFDAIDFLSSNILMPLGALFISIFVSFKMEKKVLEAEFFVGGNYGKKVFTFWAFLLRFVAPLAIIIVFLNVIGVI, from the coding sequence ATGAAACAGACGGAGCAATGGACTTCGAAATTAGGTTTTATAATGGCTGCAGCAGGATCAGCAATTGGACTTGGCGCGATATGGAAGTTTCCTTATATCGCTGGAAAGAGCGGGGGAGGAGCATTCTTTTTAATCTTTATATTATTTACTGTATTAATTGGACTACCACTACTTATAGCTGAATTTATGATTGGACGCAGTACACAAAAACAAGCAGTTGGAGCATTTAAAAGTATTGCACCAAATACAGGGTGGCACTGGATTGGACGCCTTGGCGTTGGAACGTGTTTTATATTACTTTCGTTTTATAGTGTTGTAGGTGGATGGGTATTAATTTATTTATTCAGAGGAGTAACTGGGCAACTTATTACTCCAGGACAGAATTACGGTACATTATTTACTGAAACAATTGGAAATCCCGCTTGGGCGATTATGGGGCATTTCGCTTTTATGTTCATTACGATTTGGGTTGTATCAAAAGGTGTACAAAACGGAATTGAAAAAGCAAGTAAATATATGTTGCCAGCATTGTTTGTTTTATTTGTTGCTCTTATTGTTCGATCACTAACACTTGATAATGCAATGGAAGGTGTGAAGTTTTTCTTACAACCAGATTTTTCAAAGATTACTTCAGAAAGTATTTTGTTCGCAATGGGTCAATCGTTCTTTGCGATTAGTATCGGGATTTCGATAATGGTCACGTATAGTTCCTATTTAAATAAAAAAGAAAGTTTACCAAAATCAGCAATAACAATTGTTGGATTGAATTTATTTGTTTCATTATTTGCAGGTCTTGCTATTTTTCCAGCTGTATTTTCATTAGGAATGGAGCCAACAGAAGGGCCTGGATTACTATTTATCGTATTACCATCTGTATTTAGTCAAATTCCATTCGGTGGGTTTTTCTTAACAGTATTCCTTGCACTATTTACATTTGCGACATTAACATCAGCATTTTCTTTATTAGAGACTGTTGTTTCAGCAGTAGCAAATGGTGAACAAGAAAGAAGAAGAAAATTATCATGGATGATCGGTTTCTGCATTTTCTTAGTAGGTATACCATCAGGGTTATCATTTGGAGTATGGAGTGATATTACGATTTTCGGAAAGAATATATTTGATGCAATAGACTTCTTATCTAGTAATATATTAATGCCACTTGGAGCACTATTTATTAGTATTTTCGTTTCATTCAAAATGGAAAAGAAGGTGCTAGAAGCAGAGTTTTTTGTAGGTGGAAATTATGGAAAGAAAGTATTTACTTTCTGGGCATTTTTACTTCGATTTGTAGCACCGCTCGCAATAATTATTGTCTTTTTAAATGTAATAGGGGTTATTTAA